Part of the Lycium ferocissimum isolate CSIRO_LF1 chromosome 6, AGI_CSIRO_Lferr_CH_V1, whole genome shotgun sequence genome, ATACataaaggaatttttttttccaagggtGCTACCAGCGAATCACCATTTCAGTGACATGACGGTGGACTACACCGTACAGTTGATGACAACATCCTTCACAAATCACCAATACAAAATGAGACTTATACAGCTCATTTTCAAACATAGGTAATATATATGATTGTATACATATCATTGTACACATGTCTTTTATTTATATCCATGAATGATTGTATTCATATCAATGTATAGATGATTGTATTCATATCACTGTATACATGTTTTTCATTTGATACAATTAACTGGCTGTATTCAGATACAAGTGTCTGTATTCATTGTATAAATGATTGTATTCATGTCactgtatatatgtgttttagATACATGCATGAATAGTTTTAGATACATTTAAGTGAATGTATATATGCCAGCTGTATACAGTTTTTTGGTTTGTCATTTTTTTCCATTACTAAATTATAATGTTTTTTCTTCATACAAGATGTTGATGTCAACAAGGGTAATTTTATTGGTGATACATTAATGGCTTCCACAGAAGAGATTCAGGCAGCATGCGACATTTCGGGTGAACGTGATGAATCAAAGGTATTAAAATGAATACAATCTTTTATGCAACTCTTTGTTCAAAGTGTTTCATGCATAAATAAATTTCAGAATGGGATTTAAAAAGTGTCATCTATTTGCTTAAAGGGATTTGGATCTCAGATCCTAATTGAGACATTTCAAGAAACATCTCATGTTGTCCATGTTGCTCCTGCTGTCACACCTACCAATGAAGGAAGTCCCATGTCAGTTGCGAATAAAACAGTTGAAGGTGTATCTTCTACTTCAATTTGTGTTAGTGCATATGATTTAAATCGAGAGACGCCTCTCAATGTTGATGTTGACATTCAACAAGGTAATTACATTGTTGAGTTTGAGGACAACGAGATTGCTCAGGAACGGGAACATGTTTCTCAGTTTGAGTTGGTTGACAACTTGCTTCCAACACAAAAAACAATAACAAGAATTGTGATGACATTGCGTAAAGAGAGGCATCCTGGCCCTTTGCAAATATCTCCTTACATGTCAAACTTTGGGTCAGCTTCGGGTTAGTATTGagttaatttcattttttaagatTGTATTCAATTCTGCTGTTATTTAAtgtgatttaattattttcaagtAGGTAGTTCAGTTAAGTTGACCgaaatatttgacaaaaaacaCCCACTTGAGAATAATTGTATCACGCGGCCACATGATTTAAAGTTGGTCGTTAATTTCTCAAAATGAGTTAGGGAGGGGCTTCTTGTTAGGCATGAGAGTAGGTAAGTTAGTTGATCTACCTTACTGAATTGTATTATAGAAATAGTTTCAATAATGTTTGATATGTATTTCATATGTATTTTATAGAAAGAACAAAGATGACCATTACAAAAAGGGGAAGGCAACACTGCCAAAATTCTTGGATTGTGGTATTAAGAAAATCAATGACAAGAATTGGTTCTATCTTTAGCAATGGATGGTCAGATGTGGAATGATGAGGTGCgatatacctttttttttcacataCAGTATAATGGTGTATATCTTCAATAATAACTATTTGTATTTCTTTTAATTGCAGCACCTTGATGTGATGTTTTATTACTTACGAAAGTAATTCAAGTATGATACAAATAGCACATACAAGTTTACCACTGTCGACTATGTTTTTAAGACCAAAATCGATGCTATTCACAAAGCGTATGCTGACCCGGATGGTGCCGTAAGCGTTGGAAAACAAGAAGATGTTTATGTGAATACGTGAAAGGCCACCAGTTGCTATGCAATGTCCCTTGGCATTTGGTTGACAATGTATTCATCCCAGTCaacattgaagaaaaaaatcattGTTGTTGGCAGTCCTTTCATTCATGGAAATACGTCTATATGTTTATGACTCGTACCGAGCGTCAGGTCATGATGCAGCTATTAGGGCTGAAATAGACCAATTTTCCACACTATTGCCACTGTATTTACATATCACAGACTTCTATTAGTCCAAGCAAGGAATTGATTGGAATCATCACCCTGCATACAAAGAGAAAGCATAGGCCGACAGATTAGAGGTCGTATCTGTTGATAATTTGCCACAACAAAGGCCTGGGAGAATGTAAGTCAATTTTTGATTCTTTATAGTTACATATATGAAGATAATTCATCGTTTTAAATacactttttttactttcttgtgTGCAGGGACTGTGGAATGTATGTTACTGCATATGCAGAGTATTTGAGTCAGGGAGAAGGTATTCCAGCCGAAGATTTTGATGCTGAATTACTCCATATGAGATATGGTGCTTTTTTGTGGGATTACGCTCAGCGGAAGATGAAAGCCGATGCCGAAAGCGATAGTGAGGCACCTCCAAAGCCAGTTAGACCAGAGATAGattttgatgaagttgaaaaaaTCATAGTTAATTAGTTTTTTAGTATGGGGATTGTAAAACAGATTTTGATGTTTTTTATTATCTACTTTTTAGTAAGGCATTTTGTTGGCTAAAAGGCTATTGTTAATATGAATAAACAATATGgggttttaatatttttatgaatacAATGCTTTGTTTTTACATTGTTCAGTTAATCATTTATGGAATGCCATCATTTATTGATTTTGTTAACTTTATATATTAATGTATTCAGAATTTTGTTAAACTGCTGTATTCAGAGTTTGTTACACTACTGTATTCAGAGATATACACTACTTGATATATCTCTGGTTACTTGCAAACCAGAGATACATTGATGTATTCAAAAAATTTGCACTGCTATATTTAGTGCTTTTACACTACTGTATTCATAATTAATACATATTTGTATTCAGGGTCACCTATTACTTGGTATATCTCTGGTTACTTGGAAACCAAAGATACATTGCTATATTCAAAATTGTTATTCATCGTTGTATGCTTAATTGTTCGACTGTTGTATTCAGTGATGTTACACTACTATACgagtaaatacaagcaaaactaGGTTTTGAAGCCCGAAGAAAAGTTGTAGAGATATGAAATAGCATTCTATAACATCTTGGatcacttaaaactaaattttatacaaggaaATATGCTAAAAACACTAACAACTGTCcagttcaaaaacgggttttgtAACTTACCTGAATCGTGTGGAGTTTTTTGTGGCTCAACCAAAATAtgtcttgatgattgatttagtgGGAGAATTTGATGAGTGGAGatgggttttggggttttatttTCTTGGAGAAAACGAAATTGGGGTGGTGGAGAGGATATGAGCCTAAAAAGGTATATATGTTCTTGGATAaggatgaaaaaataataaaataaaaaaaggtggCTGCCCACTTTTATATGTATCTATTgtatttcataataaatttaTCAAGAGGATGATAAGTGGTAAACATAATAACATCACGAAACTTCCTTGTAAATATTAGCACAATCTAAAGTAAGCAATTTTAACATATCGTCAAATTCACGTAGGGAGTGCGAAGTAAATATATCCTTACTATAAAGATATGATCAATAAAAAATTcaagtattaatttttttttaaaaaaaaaattggggtgttAAAactctcccccccttaagaaattTCGTCCCGAAATTTACCTTATGCTAGTCTCGAAACAAATGGGGATATTGAATTCGCATATCCTCTTCTCGCTCCCAGGTAGCCTCTTTGCCAGAATGATTTCTCCAAAGGACTTTTACTAATGGGATTTTCTTGTTTCTAAGCTCTTTTGTCTCATGCGCCAAGATTTGGATAGGTTCCTCTTCGTATGTCAAGTCAGGAGTGACCTCAATGGATTTAATAGGAAGAATATGAGATGGATCTGAGCGATATCTtctaagcatagaaacatggatgAAATTGTGGATCTTATCTAACTCCGGTGGAAGAGCTAGTTTATATGCAACTGCGCCAACTCTCTCAAGTACTTCATATGATCCAATAACTCGGGgactaagttttcctttttggccAAACCTCATAATCTTCTTCCATGGAGAAACCTTTAAAAATACCTTATCTCCCACTTGATGTTCAATTTCACGCTCTTAAGATCagcataagacttttgtctaTCCGAGGCAATTTTTAGATGATTCTTGATGATTTTGACCTTATCTTCAGTTTGTTGTATGATCGCAGGAACAACCAATTTTCTTTGACCAACTTCACTCCAACAAAGAGGAGTTCTACATTTTCTCCCCTATAATGCTTCATAGGGAGGCATGTCAATACTTGattggtagctattattgtaagaaaATTCCATCAAGGCTAGGTGTTTGTCCCAACTACCCTCAAAGTCAATAATGCAAGCTcgaagcatatcttccaagattTGAATTACCTTCTCGAActggccatctgtctgaggATGGAAAGAAGTACTAAAGTTCAACCTAGTTCCCAAAGCTTCTTGCAAGATAGTCCAGAATCTGGAGGTCAACCTTGGGTCTTGGTTAGATACAATAGAAACAGGAACGCCATGTAGCCTCACAATCTCATTAACGTACAATTCTACGAAACGTTCAAGTGGGTAGTCCACTCTGATGGCCAGGAAATAAGCACTCTTGGTTAGCCTATCAACTATAACCCAAATTGCATCATGATTTCTTTGAGTGCGTGGAAGCCCAGAAACAAAGTCCATAGTTATtctttcccatttccactcaAGTATTGATAAGGGTTGTAACAAACCAGTTGGGACTTGATGCTCGGCCTTTATTTGTTGACAaactaagcatttagaaataaattctgcaatgtctttcttcatatcattccaccagtAGTGTTCTTTGATGGTTTGGTACATTTTAGTACCTCCAGGATGCATTGCATATGGTCAAGTATGTGATTCATTCAAGATTTCTTTCCTCAAGTTATCATctttaggaacacataacctatttcGATAAAATAGAACACCATCCTCCCTTAATTTAAAATCAAGCTTTTCTCCAGTTTGAACTTCTTTGATCAATTTCACAAGTTTATCATCTAACTTCTGTTCTTCTTTCACCCGTTCAAGTAGAACTGGCTTGACTTGCAAACTAGCAACAATAGAGCCATCAGAATTAAATGCAAGACAAGCATTCATGGCTcttaattcaagaaacaaaggcAAAGGGCTTAGAGATAAACTGACAAAGGATTTGCGACTTAGAGCATCTGCAACCATATTGGCTTTACCTGGATGATATTCAATGATACAATCATAATCTTTAATAAGTTCAAGCCATCTACGTTGtctcaaattcaactctttctgtgTACCCAAGTACTTCAAACTCTTGTGATCAGTAaatatgtgacacttttcgccatataagtaatgcctccaaattttgaaagaaaacactATGGCAAAGGAGCTCAaggtcatgagtaggataattcaaCTCATGTTGTTTCAATTTTCATGAGGTATACGCAACCACTTTCCCTTCTTACATCAGGACATAATCCAAACCATGATGAGAAGCATCACTATATATCACATACTCTTTCCCTTCAGTTGGTAGAGTAAGTATAAGAGCTTGTGTCAATAAGGATTTAAGCTTCTCAAAGCTCTCTTAGCATTTGTCATCTCATACGAACTTGACATCCTTCCTTAAGAGTTTAGTCAAAGGAGAGGCTATAATAGAGAAGCCTTTgacaaaccttctatagtatcccgctaagcccaagaaacttcttactTCAGTTGGACTTTTAGGCAGTTTCCAttcaacaatagctatcatacTAGGATCCACCTTCACACCTTCAGTTGACACAACATGTCCCAGAAAAGCCACTTCaccaagccaaaattcacatttggaaagcTTAGCATAGAGCTTTTTCTCATCCAAAATTTGCAAAACAATCCGGAGATGCTTTTCATGATCTTCATTATTCTtggaatatattaaaatatcatctataaagacCACCACAAATTGGTCAAGATAAGGTTTGAACATgcgattcatcagatccatgaaTGTCGCAGGAGCATTCGTCAACCCGAATGGCATCATCgaaaattcataatgaccatattgAGTCCTAAAGGAAGTTTTAGGAACATCTTGTTCACTTACCCGCAGTTGGTAATACCCAAACCTCAAGTCAATTTTTGAGAACAGCCTAGCACCCTttagctggtcaaataaatcatcgaccCTAGGCAGTGGATATCTATTCTCAATTgttaccttgttcaattgccggTAATCAATACAAAGCCTAAGagtgccatctttctttttcacaaataaaacagGAGCTCTAAAGGTCACATGCTTCGACCTACAATCAACAACCGCATGGTATCTATGAAGCCAATCCATACCGATGATGACATCATAGTCTTGGAAAGgcatttcaatcaaatcagcagGGAAGACTAGATTTTGAATCACAAAGGGAAAACCTCGATAGATTTGATTAGAAACAACCTGTTGAACCTAAGGACTTTGGACAAGCACACCACAATCAAGTCTCACAGATTTCACATTTTTAGGAAAAACCAATGATGAGCAAACATAGGAATGTGTAGAACCAAGATCAAATAATGTAACAAAACATAAGCCAAATAAGTGAAATTTACCAACAACCACGTCCGCTTCAACTTGGTCATCCCTCTATCTCATAGCATAAGCTCGTGCAGTAGCTCTTGACCCACTAGCTTGATTGGCTCCACCTGCACTTGTTGCTTGTGTGTTTCTAGATCTTGCATCTCTATTCCCTTGAGAAGGAGTGGTAATGGGTTTCTGAACTGAGCCTTCCATACGCGGAGAAGAACTAGGGTTAGGATTAGGACAATCCTTCACTTTATGATCGAAGGTCccacaattaaaacaagcacCAGAAGCTCTCCTGCAAGTACCATAGTGATTCTTTCCACATTGTGCACAAGTGGATATACAAGTCTTGCCTTGGCCATAGCTTGGAGTGCTAGCAGTAGAGAAATTTGATCTGTTTTGCTTATGCCGGGCTGACTTATGAACACTACCAGATTTGGAACTGTCAAACCTTCCCCTTTTAGATGGACCTCCTAAATCTGCATCAGCTTATCTGaactttttttcatttctaCTAGCTTGTTCCTTGTCGATCCTTTCCCAAGTAAGAGCAGCTAAAACTAATTTACAAAAGTTCTCATGTTGTAGGATCGCCACTGATTTTCTGATGGAATTATTCAAACAGTCTTCGAATCGCCTGCACTTATCTTTTTTGTTATTAATAATACCACCAGCATAACGAGAAAGCTTGAGAAACTTCTGTTGATATTCAGCAATAGACATACCCCCTTGTTCTAAATTCAGAAACTCCTTTTTCTTTGCATCATGATAAGCAGGTGGGACATACTTCATATGAAATTCTTTCACAAAATCATTCCAAGTAAGAACAGAAGGTTTTGCCTTGGCATTCGGTACACTTACCCACCAGTCATAGGCATCTTTTTGTAACAGTGAGACAGCATACTTAAATTTGGCAGCGTATGAACACTCTAACTGCTCAAATACTCTTTCCATGCGCTCCAACCACTGCTCGACATCCGTAGGATCAATAGTGCCTTCAAACTCAACTCCacccatttttctcattttctcaaaGTTCATTACATTAGGGTCGAGCATTCTTCTAGCCATGTGACGAAAGAAATCAGCCATTTGTTGAAAAGGAGGATCAACAACAGGAGTACTATGACTCATTTGAGGATGTGGCCCAACTCTTGCACCCTGATTATTTCCCACTTCAGATCCACTAGTACGAGGAAAATTAGAATCAGAAAAATGTTCTCCAACCCCTTCTTGTAAGTGAGGTTGGGCATTAGAGTTATTTAAACCCTCACGAGCGGCTTCCATGGTTCTATTAGAGGAAGAAGAGGccataacttaattcctacataAGGGAAGATCACATTGCATTAGGGACATGTACATGATGCATATGCATAATACACGCAACAAAACATGTTAAAAAGAAACAATTATACCAACAAGTCACAACAAAATTCCTAGAATCacaaacctaggctctgataccaaa contains:
- the LOC132061304 gene encoding uncharacterized protein LOC132061304, whose protein sequence is MRFGQKGKLSPRVIGSYEVLERVGAVAYKLALPPELDKIHNFIHVSMLRRYRSDPSHILPIKSIEVTPDLTYEEEPIQILAHETKELRNKKIPLVKVLWRNHSGKEATWEREEDMRIQYPHLFRD